The following DNA comes from Riemerella anatipestifer ATCC 11845 = DSM 15868.
CCAGAAGTAGATACCGTAATTCTTCGTGGCGACATACCCAAACCTTCAGGCTCTGTAATTTTTCTGATGGCTTCCACTACATTTTTATAGTTCATCATAGGCTCTCCCATCCCCATAAACACAATGTTAGACAGCGGTCTATCAAAATACGCCTTACTCTGCTGGTCTATAAGTGCCACCTGATCTACAATCTCTGCAACTTCTAAATTTCGCATTCGTTTTAGCCTTGCTGTGGCACAAAACTCACAATTAAGCGAACACCCTACTTGGGACGAAACACAAGCTGTGGTACGTGTATCGGTAGGGATAAGCACACTCTCTACCATAAGCCCATCGTGTAATTTAACGCCGTTTTTTATGGTTCCGTCTTTACTTTTCTGGAGCAAATCTACTTTTACGGGTTTAATTACAAAGTCTTGAGCTATCCTTTCTCTAAGGTTTTTGGAAAGGTTTGTCATTTCCTCAATAGAATGCCCGTTTTTACTCCACAACCAATCATAAACCTGTTTGGCACGAAACGGCTTCTCACCAATGGAAATAAAATAATCTTTAAGCTCGTCTAAGCTAAGGGTACGAATGTCTTTCATCAATCAGAAATGAATGGTAATAAAAAAGTAACAAGCCTCTATAAAAGGCTCATTACCTTATTTTAAGTTAATTATATTTATATATTTTTAAAGGATTAGCATCGCATCTCCATAGGAGTAGAACTTATACTTTTCTTTAACTGCCTCTTCGTAGGCGTGCATTACAAAATCTTTACCTGCAAATGCAGCAATCATCATAATAAGGGTAGATTTGGGTGTGTGGAAATTGGTAATCATAGAATCTGCTACCGCAAAATCGTACGGAGGATAAATAAACTTGTTCGTCCAACCGTGATAAGCACTTAGCTTTCTATTAGACGAAACCGAAGTTTCTATGGTTCTCATCGTAGTAGTTCCTACTGCACAGATGCGTCTATCTTCATCTATAGCTTTGTTGATAATATCCGCATTTTTTTGGTCGATGAACGCCTCTTCACACTCCATTTTGTGCTTTGATAAATCTTCTACCTCTATTGGGTTAAAAGTCCCTAAGCCCACATGTAGCGTTACTTCGGCAAAGTTAATTCCTTTTATCTCTAATCTTTTCATTAGATGTTTAGAGAAATGAAGCCCCGCAGTAGGCGCTGCTACCGCTCCCTCCTTTTTAGCATAGATTGTTTGGTATCTTTCTGCATCTTCTGGCTCTACTTCTCTTTTGATATATTTCGGTAGAGGTGTTTCTCCTAGCTCCTTTAATTTAGCACGAAACTCCTCGTAGCTTCCATCGTACAAGAATCTTAATGTTCTTCCTCTAGAAGTTGTATTATCTATAACCTCAGCTACTAAAGACTCATCTTCGTCAAAGAATAACTTATTTCCAATTCTTATTTTTCTAGCAGGGTCTACCAATACGTCCCAAACACGAGTTTCTTTATCTAGCTCTCTTAAAAGGAAAACCTCTATTTTAGCTCCTGTTTTTTCTTTATTTCCGTATAGTCTCGCTGGGAAAACTTTAGTATTATTAAAGATAAACAAATCATTTTCATCAAAATAATCTATAACATCTTTAAAAAGTTTATGCTCTATGGTTTGATTTTTTCTATTAAGAACCATAAGTCTTGCCTCGTCTCTGTGCTCCGAAGGGTGTTCCGCAAGAAGCTCTGGTGGTAGATTGAAATTAAAATCAGAAGTTTTCATTTTATATAAATATGTTTAAATTTTAAATACAAAAACGGAAAATGATTTTCCGTTTGCGGTTGCAAATATACAACTTACGAAACCCCTTTGTCAAGTCAAGCAGACCACACTAAACATAAACGACTAAATTACAATACTTTAAATATCAATTATTTTTTACAATTCACTAATAATGATAAAAACTGTAATTATTCTTTTCACTATAAATAAATAGATTAGTATCTTTGAAGTACTTAAATTTTGGTTATGATAAACGCTGGACTAGTAGGTGCAGGACACCTTGGGAAGATACATCTAAGATTATTACAACAGTCAGAAAAGTATAATTTGGTAGGGTTTTACGATGCTGATACAGAAAATGGTAAACGACTAGAAGCCGAATTTGGCTATAAATACTATCCGAATTTTGAGGATTTACTCAACGATATTGAGATGTTGGACATTGTAACGCCTACTCTATTTCACTATGATTATGCCCAAAAAGCAATAGACCACGGTAAGCATTTTTTTATAGAGAAACCTGTAACTCAAACTTTAGAACAAGCCGAAGACATCATCCGTAGATGTACCGAAAAAGGTATTAAAGCACAGGTAGGGCACGTGGAACGCTACAATCCTGCTTTTATTGCTACCAAACCCTACATACAAAACCCTATGTTTATAGAAATACATAGGTTAGCAGAGTTTAATCCTAGAGGTACCGATGTTTCTGTTGTGCTAGACTTGATGATTCACGACTTGGACATTCTCTTAAGTCTTGTAAAATCTAAGGTTAAAAATATCCACGCTAGCGGTGTATGTATTGTAAGCAAAACGCCTGATATTACTAACGCTAGAATAGAGTTTGAAAATGGTTGTGTTGCTAATTTAACCACCTCCAGAATCTCTATGAAAGCGATGAGAAAAAGCAGATTTTTCCAAAAAGATGCCTATATTTCCGTGGATTTTCTAGAGAAAAAAGCGGAGGTTATTAGAATGAAAGACGCACCTGAAAACCCTTCTGACTTTGATATGATTATTGAAAATGCCGAAGGCGAAAAATCCCAAATTATTTTTGAATATCCTAACATACAGCCTAACAATGCCATCTTAGACGAACTAGAAAGTTTTGCAGAAGCCATTACCAATAACAAAGAGGTGGAAGTCTCTCTACAAGACGGTACAGAAGCCTTAAGAGTTGCTTTGGAGATTATGAGACTTATCAGCTAGGTTAAACTTATGAAACTACACAAACTAAATTCAATCATTCTAACAGTCTTTATATTTTATTTTTATTGGCTGTAATCATGATAATTTCTATCAAACAAAAAGAATAATTGAAACAGACAAGACTGAGTATAAAATTGGAGATACAATCCATTTGACATTAAAAATAATTCCTCTAGAAAAGTCAAAAGAAATAAAAGTCTATAAAAACTACAAAAATTTTGAAATTTCTTTTTCTCTAGTGAATAGTAAAACAGGCGTTCATAACGAACAGTGGAGTGAAAAAAGTGGTGAGAATTTACCCAAAACTGAACATAAAATCATTCCAATAACAAAAGAATCTCCATTCGTTAAAACATTTTTAGTTTTTATATCTCAAAAAAATGAAAAAATTTTATTAGAAATTCCAGAATTAAAACTGATTACCAAATATGATTTATATGCAGTTAAAAATAACAGCATCAGAATTCACACATTTTGTAATCCAATAAATCCAGAATATGGAGCTTCTCTTGAAGAATATTTTGAAACAAAAGATATAAAAATAAACACCGCTAATAATTAAAAAGGCGAAATTGAAGAAATAATGGAATTTCTCTGTGATATTTTTTCGCAAAATACTTTTCACTTCTATAGTTTTATTTTAATTTAGCAGCATTGAAAAATATTTGCTACAATTGTTCTAAGCTAAACCATCAATTCAAACTAATCCACGCTTCACAAATACTTTCCCTATCAGCAGAAATGTTAAAAACCAAATCTCAGCAAAAATTTCAACATTTAAAAAAGTTAAATTTCTTTGAATTAAAATTTTAAGCGGACTTATTTCGTCCGTTTAATAATTTATATTTGCAGTAATCACAGATAAAACTAAAAAAGAAATATTGAAAAATATTGAATTAAGCGACAGCAAATACAGAGAAACCTATTTTGAAATTTAAAAAAAATAACGGTATGAATACAGAATTAAATGTTTGGGCTGATAAAGTAAAAAACTCAGCAAAACCAATTTTAGAAAAATACAAACTTGATTTTTATCCTTTTCAGGCAAAATTAAATTTGAAATCTAATGTTTTAATCATTGGTTTAAATCCTGCTAGTCAAGATGGTTATGATGGAACAAAAGTTTTAAACACAGAACCTCAAGAAATAGAGTTGACAAATGAAAAAATATTTCAGGGAAATCCTGAGTATAATAACAATAAAAATACATGGAGAATATATCAGAATCTGATGAAAATAGATTTTTTCAAAAGTATTTCTGATGATTTCAACTTTATGAATTATGTGTATTTTCCTACTCCTAAATTTTATGATATTAAAAACATTAAAGATTTTGATATTATAAATATCTGCAAATCTCTAACTTTAGATTTCATTAAAATCATTAATCCTCAAATCATTATTGTCTTAGGCACTAGTACTGGAATAGATCCTATTGCTAAAAACACAAAGACCATCCTACAAGGATATAAAAAACGCCTAATAGTCAAAGGCGAAATAGACGGCACTACAGCATATGGTATTCCACATCCGTCATATAATAATTTCCACGAAGAAAACCAAGCCATAAGTAATATGTTGAAAAAAATTTTTAGTGATGAAGATATAGAACCCTATTCTTTATCGAAAAATTCAGAAGTAAAAAACAGAAATATAAGCAACAGAAGTAAATTTGATATCGAAAAATTTAAACGAAAATTTGGCAATTTGAGAATTAACGAAACTAAAAAGTGGCTAGACATTATCTATGACGGAATTAACAATGATGAAATTCTCATAAGGGTTAATCCACATAATGGGGAATTCGGTGTGAGAAAAAATGGTAATTCAAACTTCAAAGATTTGAAAGAAGCACATTTTTATAATCAAATTTTTGATGAAACATATGATAGATCGCACAGTAGCTGGTTTATTCGTAAAGAATTCAAAAACTATACTGATATTAATTCTGAACTATTGAATGATTTGGAAAATTTCATATCCAAACTAGATAAGCAAAAAAATAGAAATTAAACCGTCAAAGATATTTTGTGCTTGTTGGAGTTGGTATCAGATATCAATTTATTATAAACTAATACTTAATGAATGGCAAAAATTGAACAAATATATCGCTTACTTTACATTGCCGAACTATTAAAAAACAAAAAGCAAGGTATTTCTTACGAAGAAACTAAAATTTTTCTTGAAGATAAGTTCAGAGAAAAAGGTCTTGATCTAAAATTCAGCGAGAAGACATTCAAAAGAGACCGAGTTTTAATTGCTGAATTTTTAGGTTTAGAAACTCAATACAAAAAATCTTTTGGTACATTTACCATTAGTAAAGATGAATTTGAACAAGAAAAAGAATATGATTTAGAAAACATTCTTCTTATTGAAGCCTATAGAAAATCCAAGAAAAATTCAAAATTTATTTTATTTGAAAAACGAAAACCTAACGGTTTATATCATTTTTCAACTTTTATTAAAGCTATTAAAGGTGGTAGAGTTGTGTCTTTATATTATCATAAATATACAGAAAACAAACCTAAAAAAAGAGTACTTGTTCCTTACGCAATTAAAGAGTATCAAAACAGATGGTATCTTTTAGCGACTGATTTTTCAGTTAATAATAAAACAAATCTTGAAAATTTCCTTGCTACAAGGAAAAAACCAAAATTAGAAATGCCTAAAATCAAAAGCTTTGCATTTGACCGCATTTCCAATGTTGAAATACATCACACAAGACAATTACGCTATACTCATCTTATAGAAGATTCTTTCGTCCATTCTTTTGGGGTTTCTTCTACAATAGACGAAACTCCTCAAGAAATAATTTTATCATTCACACCACATCAAGGAAAATACATTAAATCTCTGCCGCTTCATCATTCACAAGAGATTTTAGTAGAAAATGATAAAGAGTTAACAATTAAAGTAAAACTTTTTCCAACTTATGATTTTACACAAGAAATTCTCTCTCATGGAAGTAATGTTATTGTTACTTCACCAAAATCTTACAGAGATGAAATCGCTAAAATAATTAATGAAATGGCAGAAAAATACAAATGATAAAGAAGTACTATCACCAACATCCGTTTTGTGAAATGACAGATTAAGGGAAATATAGAGAAATATAGAATATTTATGCATTTTTTTATTCGCTACCACAAAACCGTGGCTCGTCCGCTAAGTATAGCTATTAAATTAGTTTTGGGGGATTATGACGCAGACACAATATCAAAAATAAAAACGGTTGCATCATTTTGGATACAACCGTTTTTCTATTATAAAAAAAACTTTACTAATTAAGCCTCTTCAGTTTTAGTTTCTTTAGCCTTAGGAGCTTCTACTACAGGAGCATCAGATACTACTTCAAATTCGTAGTCGTGCTCTACTTCTCTATGAAGTCTTACTTTAGCAGTAAACTTACCTAATCTCTTAATAGTATTTCCAGGGATTTTGATGTATTTTTTATCTACCTCAACACCTGCTTTTGCCAATTCTTCAGCTAAGTTAGCATTGTTGATAGAACCGAATAATTTATCACCAGAACCTACTTTAGCAGCGATAGAAACAGAAGTCTTTTTAAGTTGCTCTACAATATTGTTAGCCGCAGCTACTAATTTAGCTTCTTCTTCTTTTCTAGCTTCTAATACTTCAGCTAAAACCGCTCTATTTTTAGGTGTTGCTAAAACTGCATATCCTTGAGGGATTAAGAAGTTTCTAGCGTATCCTGGCTTTACATCTACTGTATCAAACTCTAATCCTAAGTTTTCTACGTCTTTTTTAAGAATAATTTCCATTGTTTGTTGTTGTCTTGTTTAGGTTTTAGAAGTTTAGAATCCAAACTCAATAGTTGACTTTCCAAATATCCTAAAACAGTTAGAATTTTTAATTTTACTAATTCAGCAACTTATATAATTACTTCAATAAGTCTGCTACATACGGCATAAG
Coding sequences within:
- the rlmN gene encoding 23S rRNA (adenine(2503)-C(2))-methyltransferase RlmN, whose translation is MKDIRTLSLDELKDYFISIGEKPFRAKQVYDWLWSKNGHSIEEMTNLSKNLRERIAQDFVIKPVKVDLLQKSKDGTIKNGVKLHDGLMVESVLIPTDTRTTACVSSQVGCSLNCEFCATARLKRMRNLEVAEIVDQVALIDQQSKAYFDRPLSNIVFMGMGEPMMNYKNVVEAIRKITEPEGLGMSPRRITVSTSGIPKMIKMLADENLKVKLALSLHSAIESKRNEIMPFSTKFPLTDIMESLQYWYEKTGSIITLEYCIWKGINDTDEDIKALIKFCKKVPTKVNLIEYNSIGDGKYDRSNPKATQNYVEQLERHGITVMIRRSRGGDIDAACGQLANKSTQE
- the rplI gene encoding 50S ribosomal protein L9, producing the protein MEIILKKDVENLGLEFDTVDVKPGYARNFLIPQGYAVLATPKNRAVLAEVLEARKEEEAKLVAAANNIVEQLKKTSVSIAAKVGSGDKLFGSINNANLAEELAKAGVEVDKKYIKIPGNTIKRLGKFTAKVRLHREVEHDYEFEVVSDAPVVEAPKAKETKTEEA
- a CDS encoding helix-turn-helix transcriptional regulator, producing the protein MAKIEQIYRLLYIAELLKNKKQGISYEETKIFLEDKFREKGLDLKFSEKTFKRDRVLIAEFLGLETQYKKSFGTFTISKDEFEQEKEYDLENILLIEAYRKSKKNSKFILFEKRKPNGLYHFSTFIKAIKGGRVVSLYYHKYTENKPKKRVLVPYAIKEYQNRWYLLATDFSVNNKTNLENFLATRKKPKLEMPKIKSFAFDRISNVEIHHTRQLRYTHLIEDSFVHSFGVSSTIDETPQEIILSFTPHQGKYIKSLPLHHSQEILVENDKELTIKVKLFPTYDFTQEILSHGSNVIVTSPKSYRDEIAKIINEMAEKYK
- the queA gene encoding tRNA preQ1(34) S-adenosylmethionine ribosyltransferase-isomerase QueA, whose translation is MKTSDFNFNLPPELLAEHPSEHRDEARLMVLNRKNQTIEHKLFKDVIDYFDENDLFIFNNTKVFPARLYGNKEKTGAKIEVFLLRELDKETRVWDVLVDPARKIRIGNKLFFDEDESLVAEVIDNTTSRGRTLRFLYDGSYEEFRAKLKELGETPLPKYIKREVEPEDAERYQTIYAKKEGAVAAPTAGLHFSKHLMKRLEIKGINFAEVTLHVGLGTFNPIEVEDLSKHKMECEEAFIDQKNADIINKAIDEDRRICAVGTTTMRTIETSVSSNRKLSAYHGWTNKFIYPPYDFAVADSMITNFHTPKSTLIMMIAAFAGKDFVMHAYEEAVKEKYKFYSYGDAMLIL
- a CDS encoding Gfo/Idh/MocA family protein, with amino-acid sequence MINAGLVGAGHLGKIHLRLLQQSEKYNLVGFYDADTENGKRLEAEFGYKYYPNFEDLLNDIEMLDIVTPTLFHYDYAQKAIDHGKHFFIEKPVTQTLEQAEDIIRRCTEKGIKAQVGHVERYNPAFIATKPYIQNPMFIEIHRLAEFNPRGTDVSVVLDLMIHDLDILLSLVKSKVKNIHASGVCIVSKTPDITNARIEFENGCVANLTTSRISMKAMRKSRFFQKDAYISVDFLEKKAEVIRMKDAPENPSDFDMIIENAEGEKSQIIFEYPNIQPNNAILDELESFAEAITNNKEVEVSLQDGTEALRVALEIMRLIS